In Thermodesulfobacteriota bacterium, the DNA window GTTACCATCCAGGAAGAGATACTCGGACTCATGCGCGAGCTCAGGACCGACCTCGGCACGGCCGTGCTCCTCATAACCCATAACCTGGCACTCGTCTACGAGAACGCCGACAGGGTGGGCGTGATGTACGCGGGAAAGATCGTTGAGAGCGCGCCCGTTAAGACCCTTTTCCGCAACCCCATGCACCCGTACACCTTAAAACTTCTCCGGTCGATTCCCGGAATAGAGAAGCGAGGCAGTGCGCTCGACACCATCCCCGGGAACGTGCCTCCGGCCACGGCCTTCCCGGACGGCTGCCGCTTTTCGGGCCGCTGCCAGAAAGAGATGCAGGGCTGCGCGGGGATGGAGCCCGTGCTAACGGAACGCGAGGGAGGGCATTCGGTCGCCTGTCACCTCTACGATAAGGGGTTCATGGAAGGGGAAGAAACCCTTTCAAAGCCGGTAGCACGGGAGGTAGCGCAGCCGGCCACACCCCTCCAGACCCCACCGGCCGAGAGGGAGACGCTTCTGGAAGTGAAAGGGCTCAAGACCTACTACCCCGTAAAGAAGGGGATATTGAAAAAGACCGTGGGGTACGTAAAGGCCGTGGACGGCATAGAGCTTACGATAAGGAAGGGCTCCACGCTCGCGCTCGTTGGAGAGAGCGGGTGCGGCAAGACAACGGCCGGGAAGTCCATCATTCAACTAATAAGACCCACCGAAGGCGAAATACTCTTCAAGGGTAAAGACCTGACCGGCATGAACGAGAGGGAACTAAAGCCCATGAGGTCGCTCACGCAGATAATCTTCCAGGACCCCTACTCTTCCCTTAACCCCCGGATGATGGTGGGCGAGATAATAGAGGAGGGGCTTCGGTCGCTCAAGCCTGAGATGGATAAAAGGGCGCGGGAGGAGAAGGGAGCCGAGACGCTTGAACGCGTGGGACTCACTCCAAAGATGCGCCACCGCTACCCGCACGAGTTCTCCGGCGGGCAGAGGCAGAGAGTGGGGATAGCGCGCGTGCTCGCCGTGGACCCGGAGTTTATCGTCTGCGACGAGGCTACGAGCGCGCTCGACGTATCCGTGCAGGCGCAGATTCTGAACCTCTTAAAGTCCCTCCAGCGAGACTTCGGCCTCTCGTTCCTCTTCATAACGCACGACCTCGGGGTGGTCGAATATATTGCCGACGAGGTGGCCGTA includes these proteins:
- a CDS encoding ABC transporter ATP-binding protein codes for the protein MTTPVLELRNLKTHFNTPEGVGRAVDGISLSIGKGETFALVGESGCGKSVTALSVIQLVPSPAGYIAGGEILLDGEDVLNLSEPEKRKIRGNKVSMIFQEPMTSLNPVFTIGNQIIESITLHQNLKGDEAKAVAIEMLDKVGLPSPESLYDEYPHRLSGGQRQRVMIAIALACKPDLLIADEPTTALDVTIQEEILGLMRELRTDLGTAVLLITHNLALVYENADRVGVMYAGKIVESAPVKTLFRNPMHPYTLKLLRSIPGIEKRGSALDTIPGNVPPATAFPDGCRFSGRCQKEMQGCAGMEPVLTEREGGHSVACHLYDKGFMEGEETLSKPVAREVAQPATPLQTPPAERETLLEVKGLKTYYPVKKGILKKTVGYVKAVDGIELTIRKGSTLALVGESGCGKTTAGKSIIQLIRPTEGEILFKGKDLTGMNERELKPMRSLTQIIFQDPYSSLNPRMMVGEIIEEGLRSLKPEMDKRAREEKGAETLERVGLTPKMRHRYPHEFSGGQRQRVGIARVLAVDPEFIVCDEATSALDVSVQAQILNLLKSLQRDFGLSFLFITHDLGVVEYIADEVAVMYDGRIVERGTVEEIFSAPRDPYTKKLLAAVPRIEDGA